One Halolamina litorea genomic window carries:
- a CDS encoding aminotransferase class V-fold PLP-dependent enzyme, giving the protein MDIETWREAFPAVAEEGRIHLNNCSASPLPQRGIDARRECERVWVTEGNPWETWLGKVNEAKGRFAGLINADPDDVAVLSCATQAFSQVASALEYDDRSGVVLSELEFPTTPQFWGAQERRGAEVRVAESDDGITVPASAYEAHIDDDTALVCTSHAYSFTGGLCPVDAVADAVHDAGGYLFLDAYQSLGVVPIDVDDQDIDMLVSGSLKFLLGGPGIAFLYVDPDVAAELEPTNLGWFGVDDIFGFETESPEYAPGARRFEQGTPPATAAYQADAGMSIIEEVGIDTIRERTRDHTGYLVDGARDRGFTVRTPTDPEQRGSVVNVQVTDPADTTGALLDNGFNVSHRGGGVRLSPHFYNTTAELDRALDAIEGYGTPV; this is encoded by the coding sequence ATGGATATCGAGACGTGGCGCGAGGCGTTCCCCGCCGTCGCCGAGGAAGGGCGAATCCACCTCAACAACTGCTCGGCCTCTCCGCTGCCCCAGCGCGGCATCGACGCCCGCCGGGAGTGTGAACGGGTGTGGGTGACCGAGGGGAACCCGTGGGAGACGTGGCTCGGGAAGGTGAACGAGGCCAAAGGACGGTTCGCGGGGCTGATCAACGCCGACCCCGACGACGTGGCGGTCCTCTCCTGTGCGACTCAGGCGTTCTCACAGGTCGCCAGCGCGCTGGAGTACGACGACCGCTCGGGAGTCGTCCTCTCGGAGTTGGAGTTCCCGACGACGCCACAGTTCTGGGGCGCACAGGAGCGCCGGGGCGCCGAGGTCCGGGTCGCCGAGTCCGACGACGGCATCACCGTCCCGGCGTCGGCCTACGAGGCCCACATCGACGACGACACCGCGTTGGTCTGTACGTCCCACGCCTACTCTTTCACCGGCGGGCTCTGTCCAGTCGACGCCGTCGCCGATGCGGTCCACGACGCCGGTGGCTACCTCTTTCTCGACGCCTACCAGTCACTGGGCGTCGTCCCCATCGACGTGGACGACCAGGACATCGACATGCTCGTCTCGGGGTCGCTGAAGTTCCTGCTCGGTGGCCCCGGCATCGCCTTCCTCTACGTCGACCCCGACGTGGCCGCCGAACTGGAGCCGACGAACCTCGGCTGGTTCGGCGTCGACGACATCTTCGGCTTCGAGACGGAGTCGCCCGAGTACGCCCCCGGCGCCCGGCGCTTCGAGCAGGGGACGCCGCCGGCGACGGCCGCCTATCAGGCGGACGCGGGCATGAGCATCATCGAGGAGGTCGGTATCGACACCATCCGAGAACGCACTCGTGACCACACCGGCTACCTCGTCGACGGCGCCCGCGACCGAGGGTTCACCGTGCGAACCCCCACTGATCCCGAGCAGCGCGGCTCGGTTGTCAACGTCCAGGTCACAGACCCCGCGGACACCACGGGCGCCCTGCTCGACAACGGCTTCAACGTCAGCCACCGGGGCGGCGGCGTGCGACTCTCGCCGCACTTCTACAACACGACGGCGGAACTCGACCGAGCCCTCGACGCCATCGAGGGGTACGGCACCCCGGTCTGA
- a CDS encoding NAD(P)/FAD-dependent oxidoreductase has product MSDAVVVIGGGIVGLASAYELAGRGADVTLLEKGTLGSGSTGRSGGGIRSQFSTPVNVELSQASKRVWDEFEERFGVDIRRRRVGYLFLAREPDTADALRENVAMQNEHGVPSTYLSAAAAREHCPELHHERFVGASYNAEDEFVDPYLCLQGYAEAARERGVDVRPKTAVTDIRREDGTVTGVRAAGEWLDADFVVNAAGPWAGRVASMAGVDLPISPELHRLAIAEPETPLPDDVPLTIDVDGGAVFRPEGDGLAAVGGNAGGHPVADPDDFPQSADLEWTLDTLEAVAEMCGYFGPESAVRDTVTGLYATTPDANPVIEETLPGLINAVGFSGHGFMHAPAVGTIVAELIVDGRASLVDIDSLSSDRFDGEVDAEGAVI; this is encoded by the coding sequence ATGAGTGACGCTGTCGTGGTTATCGGTGGTGGGATCGTCGGGCTCGCGAGTGCGTACGAACTCGCCGGCCGTGGCGCCGACGTGACGCTTCTGGAGAAGGGGACGCTGGGGTCGGGGAGCACGGGGCGCAGCGGCGGCGGCATCCGCTCGCAGTTCTCGACGCCGGTGAACGTCGAACTCTCGCAGGCGAGCAAACGCGTGTGGGACGAGTTCGAGGAGCGCTTCGGCGTCGATATCCGCCGCCGACGGGTTGGCTACCTCTTTCTCGCCCGCGAACCGGACACCGCCGACGCGCTCCGGGAGAACGTGGCGATGCAGAACGAGCACGGCGTCCCCTCGACTTACCTGTCGGCGGCGGCCGCCCGAGAACACTGCCCGGAGTTGCACCACGAGCGGTTCGTCGGCGCGTCGTACAACGCCGAGGACGAGTTCGTCGACCCGTACCTCTGTTTGCAGGGCTACGCCGAGGCTGCGCGGGAACGAGGCGTCGACGTACGGCCGAAGACGGCTGTGACGGACATCCGGCGCGAGGACGGCACGGTGACCGGTGTACGCGCCGCTGGTGAGTGGCTGGATGCGGACTTCGTCGTCAACGCTGCGGGACCGTGGGCCGGGCGCGTCGCCTCGATGGCGGGCGTCGATCTACCGATATCGCCGGAACTCCACCGGCTGGCGATCGCCGAACCGGAGACGCCGCTACCCGACGACGTGCCGCTCACGATCGACGTGGACGGCGGGGCGGTGTTTCGACCGGAAGGCGACGGGCTGGCGGCCGTCGGCGGGAACGCGGGCGGCCATCCCGTCGCGGACCCGGACGATTTCCCACAGTCGGCCGATCTGGAGTGGACGCTCGACACCCTCGAAGCGGTCGCCGAGATGTGTGGCTACTTCGGGCCGGAGTCGGCGGTCCGTGACACCGTGACCGGCCTCTACGCGACGACACCCGACGCGAACCCCGTGATCGAGGAAACCCTCCCGGGGCTGATCAACGCCGTCGGCTTCTCCGGCCACGGGTTCATGCACGCCCCGGCAGTCGGGACTATCGTCGCCGAACTGATCGTCGATGGACGTGCGAGCCTCGTCGACATCGATTCGCTGTCGAGCGATCGGTTCGACGGGGAGGTCGACGCCGAGGGAGCC